One genomic region from Gossypium hirsutum isolate 1008001.06 chromosome D13, Gossypium_hirsutum_v2.1, whole genome shotgun sequence encodes:
- the LOC107897034 gene encoding 40S ribosomal protein S19-3, producing MEAARTVKDVSPHEFVKAYAAHLKRSGKIELPPWTDIVKTGKLKELPPYDPDWYYVRAASMARKIYLRGGLGVGAFRRIYGGAKRNGSRPRHFCKSSGSVARHILQQLQNVNIIDIDPKGGRRITSNGQRDLDQVAGRIAVAI from the exons ATGGAGGCAGCCAGAACCGTTAAAGACGTTTCCCCCCACGAGTTCGTCAAGGCTTACGCCGCCCATCTCAAGCGCTCCGGCAAG ATTGAGCTTCCTCCATGGACTGATATTGTCAAGACCGGTAAACTGAAGGAGCTCCCACCCTATGACCCTGATTGGTACTATGTCAGAGCTG CTTCCATGGCTAGGAAAATATACTTGAGGGGAGGTCTTGGTGTTGGTGCCTTTAGGAGGATCTATGGAGGAGCTAAGAGAAATGGAAGTCGCCCACGCCATTTCTGCAAGAGCAGTGGATCTGTTGCTCGTCACATACTTCAGCAATTGCAGAATGTCAACATCATTGATATTGATCCTAAAGG TGGTAGGAGAATCACATCAAACGGCCAACGGGATCTGGACCAAGTAGCTGGAAGGATTGCGGTTGCTATCTAA